A region of Haliotis asinina isolate JCU_RB_2024 chromosome 9, JCU_Hal_asi_v2, whole genome shotgun sequence DNA encodes the following proteins:
- the LOC137295967 gene encoding amidase-like translates to MADAKDQLYDAPVISCPSVEELTKISAELRLNCSAEELEIIHGEFQSTAAAFQRMSHLQQPSLPVKYPRTPGYRPAKDDNPFNAWYYKCDIKGAKNGKLAGKKVGIKDNIAVAGVPMMNGSRILEGYTPEFDATVITRILDAGGHILGKTNCEHLCLSGGSFTCDNGPVTNPHDETRNTGGSSSGSGALVASGDLDMALGGDQGGSIRIPACWCGIVGLKPTHGLVPYTGAMPIEITLDHLGPMTKTVFDCALMLEVLGGYDEGRDPRQLPHITIPEYTKELESGISGKKIGVLKEGFDVCTEKDVAEIVRREVDRLKDAGALVEEVSLPMHLDGPAIWNAVVLQGAYNCMIKGNGSGFFYKGFYGVSLQEAVSRGLYTRPRDMSGILKSFCIMAEYMDRNYENKFYAQGQNLTMTLTRAYNSVLAKYDVLVMPTLPHKAPKIPSADSTLKDQRHVGLGMLANTSPFNSTGHPALTINAGFSEGLPVGMMIVGRHYDETSILQVAYAYEKIRDAN, encoded by the exons G GAGAGTTCCAGTCCACAGCAGCTGCCTTCCAGCGTATGTCCCATCTTCAGCAGCCATCACTTCCTGTCAAGTACCCTCGCACCCCAGGGTATAGACCTGCGAAGGATGACAACCCTTTCAATGCCTG GTATTATAAATGTGACATCAAGGGCGCCAAGAATGGTAAACTGGCCGGGAAAAAGGTTGGAATCAAGGATAACATTGCTGTGGCTGGTGTTCCCATGATGAATGGAAGCAGGATTCTGGAAGGATACACACCTGAATTTGATGCCACTGTCATCACCAGGATACTGGATGCAG GTGGGCATATTCTGGGAAAGACAAACTGCGAGCACCTGTGTTTGAGTGGAGGAAGTTTTACCTGTGATAATGGTCCTGTGACAAACCCCCATGATGAGACAAGGAATACTGGTGGATCCAGCTCTGGCAGTGGAGCCCTG GTTGCTTCAGGTGACCTTGACATGGCTCTTGGGGGTGACCAGGGAGGGTCCATTCGGATTCCCGCTTGCTGGTGTGGCATTGTGGGATTGAAGCCGACACATGGACTGGTTCCTTACACTGGAGCAATGCCCATCGAAATCACTCTGGACCATCTTGGCCCCATGACGAAAACTGTGTTTGACTGTGCCCTGATGCTAGAG GTACTTGGTGGGTATGATGAGGGCCGTGATCCAAGACAGCTACCTCACATCACCATTCCAGAGTACACAAAGGAG CTTGAATCTGGCATCTCTGGCAAGAAGATTGGGGTGCTCAAGGAAGGGTTTGATGTGTGTACGGAGAAAGACGTGGCGGAGATAGTAAGAAGAGAAGTGGACAGACTGAAGGATGCAGGGGCGTTGGTGGAGGAAGTATCACTGCCTATGCACTTGGATG GTCCTGCTATCTGGAATGCTGTCGTCCTTCAAGGTGCCTACAACTGTATGATCAAAGGAAATG GTAGTGGATTTTTCTATAAAGGTTTCTATGGTGTTTCTCTCCAAGAGGCTGTGTCGAGAGGCCTGTACACTAGACCTCGAGACATGTCCGGAATTCTCAAGTCCTTCTGCATAATGGCTGAATACATGGACCGAAACTACGAGAACAAGTTCTACGCTCAGGGACAGAACCTCACAATGACACTAACCAGAGCTTACAATAGTGTTCTGGCAAAGTATGATGTTCTGGTGATGCCAACGCTTCCACATAAGGCACCAAAGATTCCATCTGCTGATTCTACACTGAAGG ATCAGCGACATGTCGGATTGGGAATGCTCGCCAACACTAGCCCCTTCAACAGCACCGGACACCCTGCTCTCACCATCAACGCTGGCTTCAGCGAGGGGCTTCCTGTTGGGATGATGATTGTTGGCCGGCACTATGACGAGACAAGCATCCTCCAGGTTGCCTATGCCTACGAGAAAATTCGGGATGCAAACTGA